Proteins from a genomic interval of Maniola jurtina chromosome 8, ilManJurt1.1, whole genome shotgun sequence:
- the LOC123867709 gene encoding MFS-type transporter clz9-like, with the protein MSVYRASIIYNLPRKTLERRLKLNNDQKGPMGPSSTFGIANEKRLCKHIKEMQAKGFPLTMDDLRKIAFQFAEQLEIKHRFNESNEKAGYDWLQLFLKRNPDISLRKSEGVSYARGRGMNKDEVSAYFEMIEKTLTENDLLEKPGNIFNMDETGLQLNNKPGYVLAERGSKAVAMSTSTEKGETITVIACCNAEGNFLPPTCIMKGKRKKPEFEDGLPPGSLVFMSPKSSYITSDLFLEWMKSHFLPRKPAGKVLLLLDGHSTHCNSVKMLQFANDNDIIMLSMPSHTSHYLQPLDVAVFKSLKIYFYESCRLWMKQHPGRRLTRHQFGSLLNQAWGKSATSDNATSGFRATGVFPLNPGAIPDYAFGSNLEALGVSQRENLERTQSAQLELGPSTSKTPISYYDKPTPTKVLNEISPLPNKIKEACKRAKQVSMLLTSEDYIAKQKIKEKEKEEKLKRPKKIKQEIETDRNKENKTVRKRKAIRRISDSSCEEVPMSLCDTSESENDDKEEDNCRGCGENYYKTQLVEDWLQCNICMLWTHENCTEFEDMCSVCGNKKKKELKGRKGKGKGKKSTGYHSPTPMAIIPGQTGRDGQS; encoded by the coding sequence ATGTCGGTGTACAGGGCTTccattatttataatttacctaGAAAAACGTTAGAACGAAGACTTAAACTTAATAACGACCAAAAAGGGCCTATGGGTCCATCTTCTACGTTTGGCATTGCTAATGAAAAGAGATTATGTAAACACATAAAAGAAATGCAGGCTAAAGGATTTCCGTTGACGATGGACGACCTAAGAAAAATTGCATTCCAGTTCGCTGAGCAATTGGAAATTAAACACCGATTCAATGAATCAAATGAGAAGGCGGGCTATGATTGGCTACAactctttttaaaaagaaatcctGATATTTCTTTAAGAAAATCAGAAGGAGTATCTTACGCAAGAGGTAGAGGAATGAATAAAGACGAAGTAAGTGCTTATTTCGAGATGATTGAGAAGACACTGACTGAAAATGATTTGCTTGAAAAACCTGGCAATATATTTAATATGGACGAGACAGGGTTACAACTAAACAATAAACCGGGATATGTTTTGGCTGAAAGGGGCTCGAAAGCTGTAGCTATGTCGACGTCCACTGAAAAAGGCGAAACGATTACCGTCATAGCCTGTTGTAATGCGGAAGGTAACTTTTTGCCCCCCACATGCATAATGAAAgggaaaagaaaaaaaccagAATTTGAAGATGGTTTGCCGCCAGGATCACTGGTTTTTATGTCCCCAAAATCGTCCTACATAACCTCAGATTTATTTCTAGAATGGATGAAATCTCATTTCCTGCCTAGGAAACCAGCCGGAAAAGTGCTGCTTTTGCTCGATGGTCACTCTACCCATTGCAATTCTGTCAAAATGCTGCAATTTGCCAACGATAATGACATTATCATGCTATCGATGCCAAGTCATACCTCACACTATCTACAGCCACTAGACGTTGCCGTTTTTAAGTctcttaaaatttatttttatgaatcgtGCAGATTGTGGATGAAACAGCACCCTGGACGGCGACTCACGAGACATCAGTTTGGATCCCTACTTAATCAAGCTTGGGGAAAATCAGCCACCAGTGATAATGCAACATCCGGATTTAGAGCCACTGGAGTTTTTCCATTAAATCCAGGAGCTATACCCGATTACGCTTTTGGTAGCAACCTGGAAGCACTTGGAGTAAGTCAGCGTGAGAACCTTGAAAGGACTCAATCAGCGCAGCTAGAACTTGGCCCGAGTACTTCCAAAACTCCGATATCTTATTATGACAAACCTACACCAACAAAAGTACTGAATGAAATATCGCCGTTGCCTAACAAAATTAAAGAAGCCTGTAAACGCGCCAAGCAGGTTAGTATGCTTTTGACGTCTGAAGATTACATCGCCaagcaaaaaataaaagaaaaagaaaaggaagAGAAGCTCAAGAGACCAAAGAAGATTAAACAAGAAATAGAGACTGATAGAAATAAGGAAAACAAGACTGTTAGAAAACGGAAAGCCATTCGAAGGATCTCAGACAGTAGCTGTGAAGAAGTCCCCATGTCCCTTTGTGATACTTCTGAAAGTGAGAAcgacgacaaagaagaagataaCTGTAGAGGCTGTGgagaaaattattataagacCCAACTCGTCGAAGACTGGCTGCAATGTAATATTTGTATGCTCTGGACGCATGAAAATTGTACGGAGTTTGAGGATATGTGCTCCGTCTGCGGCAATAAGAAAAAGAAGGAGTTGAAAGGACGTAAGGGCAAAGGGAAAGGGAAAAAGAGTACTGGCTATCACTCCCCCACTCCTATGGCCATCATACCCGGACAAACGGGGAGAGATGGCCAATcgtaa